One part of the Mycolicibacterium aromaticivorans JS19b1 = JCM 16368 genome encodes these proteins:
- a CDS encoding ATP-binding cassette domain-containing protein, which yields MTRPAAPDLTVRYDGSERTFAAGHDVVVGRDLRADVRIAHPLISRAHLVLRFDHGRWMAIDNGSLNGMFVNGRRVPSVDISDGLTVNVGNPDGPPMSFGLGRHQGSVGRPPQTSSVRMSAPPSSPSWPANPSRGAPTAGQWQPPPSQAEPTHQPPVYPTSGSRAQPTYHPPAATGPMGHPPAAAPTQMRPAVGKPAQSSSNLATSMLKILRPGAPGDVPPGGIKIGRATDNDIVIPDVLASRHHATLIPTPGGTEIVDNRSINGTFVNGSRVDTAMLNEGDTVTIGNIDLIFAGGTLVRRTETSAATATGGLDVRAVTWTIEHNKTLLDNISLTARPGTLTAVIGPSGAGKSTFARLVAGYTHPTSGTVTFEGHNIHAEYASLRSRIGMVPQDDVVHGQLTVNQALMYAAELRLPPDTTKEDRQQVVAQVLAELEMTQHQNTRVDKLSGGQRKRASVALELLTGPSLLILDEPTSGLDPALDRQVMTMLRQLADAGRVVLVVTHSLTYLDVCDQVLLLAPGGKTAFCGPPSQIGAAMGTTNWADIFSSVAGDPDGAYQRYLQQTGPAPPPPPVETPSNMGEPTHTSLLRQFSTIARRQMRLIISDRGYFAFLALLPFIMGVLSLSVPGTVGFGVPNPMGDAPNEPGQILVLLNVGAIFMGTALTVRDLIGERPIFRREQAVGLSTTAYLLAKVCIYAVFAIVQSTIVTAITIAGKGGPTQGSLTFLSPTLELFVVMAATTVTAAMVGLALSALAKSNEQIMPLLVVAVMSQLVFSGGMIPVTGRLVLDQLSWITPARWGFAASASTIDLIKLVPGPLTPKDRHWEHTASAWWFNMGMLGALCIGYLSLVRWKIRLKGA from the coding sequence ATGACTCGACCAGCCGCGCCCGATCTGACAGTTCGGTACGACGGGTCGGAGCGTACTTTCGCCGCTGGACACGACGTCGTGGTCGGCCGCGACCTCCGTGCCGACGTGCGAATCGCCCACCCCTTGATCTCCCGCGCCCATCTGGTGCTCCGTTTCGACCACGGCCGGTGGATGGCCATCGACAACGGCTCACTCAACGGCATGTTCGTCAACGGCCGCCGGGTGCCGTCCGTCGACATCAGCGACGGCTTGACCGTCAACGTCGGCAATCCCGACGGGCCGCCGATGAGCTTCGGCCTCGGCCGCCATCAGGGCTCGGTGGGACGCCCGCCGCAGACCTCGTCGGTGCGCATGTCGGCGCCGCCGTCGTCGCCGTCGTGGCCGGCCAACCCGAGCCGGGGCGCGCCGACGGCCGGGCAGTGGCAGCCCCCGCCGTCGCAAGCCGAGCCGACCCACCAGCCGCCGGTGTATCCGACCAGCGGCTCGCGAGCACAGCCCACCTACCACCCGCCTGCCGCGACGGGCCCGATGGGCCACCCGCCCGCGGCGGCGCCCACCCAGATGCGTCCCGCCGTGGGCAAGCCTGCGCAGTCGTCGTCGAATCTCGCGACGTCGATGTTGAAGATCCTGCGCCCCGGCGCACCCGGCGACGTGCCGCCAGGCGGGATCAAGATCGGCCGCGCGACCGACAACGACATCGTCATCCCCGACGTACTGGCCTCGCGTCACCACGCCACGCTGATCCCGACGCCGGGCGGCACGGAGATCGTCGACAACCGCAGCATCAACGGCACGTTCGTCAACGGCAGCCGGGTCGACACCGCGATGCTGAACGAGGGCGACACCGTCACGATCGGCAACATCGACCTCATCTTCGCCGGCGGCACCCTGGTGCGGCGCACCGAGACGTCGGCGGCCACCGCCACCGGCGGTCTGGACGTGCGTGCGGTGACCTGGACGATCGAGCACAACAAGACGCTGCTGGACAACATCTCGCTGACCGCGCGCCCCGGCACGCTGACCGCAGTGATCGGCCCGTCCGGTGCGGGCAAATCGACGTTCGCGCGACTGGTCGCCGGCTACACCCATCCGACAAGTGGCACAGTCACTTTCGAGGGTCACAACATCCACGCCGAGTACGCCTCCCTGCGATCCCGGATCGGCATGGTGCCGCAGGACGACGTGGTTCACGGCCAGCTGACCGTGAACCAGGCGCTGATGTACGCCGCGGAACTGCGGCTGCCGCCCGACACCACCAAGGAAGACCGCCAACAGGTGGTGGCCCAGGTGCTCGCCGAGCTGGAGATGACCCAGCACCAGAACACCCGGGTGGACAAGCTCTCCGGCGGTCAGCGCAAGCGCGCTTCGGTGGCGCTCGAGCTGCTGACCGGTCCGTCGCTGTTGATCCTCGACGAGCCGACGTCCGGTCTGGACCCGGCGCTGGACCGCCAGGTCATGACGATGCTGCGCCAGCTGGCCGACGCCGGCCGGGTGGTGTTGGTGGTCACTCACTCGCTGACTTACCTCGACGTGTGCGACCAGGTGCTGCTGTTGGCGCCCGGCGGCAAGACGGCGTTCTGTGGTCCGCCCAGCCAGATCGGGGCGGCGATGGGCACCACCAACTGGGCCGACATCTTCAGCTCGGTCGCCGGTGATCCCGACGGCGCCTATCAGCGCTACCTGCAGCAGACCGGACCTGCTCCCCCACCGCCGCCGGTGGAGACGCCGTCGAACATGGGCGAGCCGACGCACACCAGCTTGCTCCGGCAGTTCTCCACGATCGCGCGTCGCCAGATGCGGCTGATCATCTCCGACCGCGGTTACTTCGCGTTCCTGGCACTGCTGCCGTTCATCATGGGTGTGCTGTCGCTGTCGGTGCCCGGCACCGTCGGCTTCGGCGTACCGAATCCGATGGGTGATGCGCCCAACGAACCGGGTCAGATCCTGGTGCTGCTCAACGTCGGCGCGATCTTCATGGGTACGGCGCTGACCGTGCGAGATCTGATCGGTGAGCGGCCGATCTTCCGAAGAGAACAAGCCGTCGGGTTGTCGACGACGGCGTACCTGCTGGCGAAGGTCTGTATCTACGCGGTGTTCGCGATCGTGCAGTCGACGATCGTCACGGCGATCACGATTGCCGGCAAGGGCGGTCCGACGCAGGGATCGCTGACGTTCCTGAGCCCGACGCTGGAGCTGTTCGTGGTGATGGCGGCGACGACGGTGACCGCTGCAATGGTGGGTCTGGCGCTCTCGGCACTGGCCAAGTCCAACGAGCAGATCATGCCGCTGCTGGTGGTCGCCGTGATGAGCCAGCTGGTCTTCTCCGGCGGAATGATCCCGGTGACCGGACGGCTGGTGCTCGATCAGCTGTCCTGGATCACCCCGGCGCGGTGGGGCTTCGCGGCGTCAGCCTCGACCATCGACCTCATCAAGTTGGTGCCTGGGCCGCTGACGCCGAAGGACCGGCACTGGGAGCACACCGCGTCGGCATGGTGGTTCAACATGGGCATGCTCGGCGCCCTGTGCATCGGGTATCTGTCGCTGGTGCGGTGGAAGATCCGGCTCAAGGGCGCCTGA
- a CDS encoding beta strand repeat-containing protein — translation MTAPEAEVAVITAPSQGSVTGTGGSLLDRLGGGTRDDAPIGAPLAWAALAASRRELSRRPARTSPPSSAVPTGEPSDPVARASAVATNPIADFIRIFVGDGTAAHPNAGILFGNGYSYTGYAGACTSGACNGGSAGLFGGNGGDGFNGGNGGAAGLFGDGGDGGAGVIGINNGSGGNGGRGGLFFGDGGKGGTGAAAGATGNGGAGGNGGDAGMLSIRGSGGAGGDGGSGGTDSGSGGRGGRGGNGGLVFGNGGMGGQGGAGADAGGAGGDGGRAARLAGNGGDGGAGGQASLPAGTVGSGGMGGAGGLLFGHDGGMATPAGTASAHAVTMALAAADVSLGGCGIDPACYALKLAMEAAQPLIIDGIAALVTAFDPSAGPIAKLVGSAFFTILDALMFNDLGLLPSTVQNLVTDPAMLTWISSTVAGNSALAALPPDLRVTIGNAVGYFLQESLGNSTVADALTPVFSSVPLPTSFVGLGTWLAHFILSGFDFKQTLQELIGTPVEDSLATFLADSAVQQQFGAAFTGAVNVLIGSTSPSWATPVSSTALADYLGQLAAGSLPADMSAAAPVVSSVVSAAVAALLASVGGSMAVQLGTAYTTFMSQPGVNNTLANYVANYLLSVVDGTPLPAPTNTLPSAAQVTFSALVTSLLSGSVPSAVGTLINSVVSGLTVSPIVQQLAGQQVSVLVAQALAGNPIAGPVSVAVGQAVQTLLANPAFSGEISTLLGGLVPGLLSQAGVVGALSSTAGTLANAIFSGTDPSTALSAALAALQANPVIRNAVGATTSTTVNALLSNLAVWQAVGSALSTVLTDLVDQSVVRQYAGQQVSVLVAQALAGNPIAGPVSVAVGQAVQTLLANPAFSGEISTLLGGLVPGLLSQAGVVGALSSTAGTLANAIFSGTDPSTALSAALAALQANPVIRNAVGATTSTTVNALLSNLAVWQAVGSALSTVLTDLVDQSVVRQYAGQQVSVLVAQALAGNPIAGPVSVALGQAVQALLGVPAVSGGLASLLGQALPTILAQPGVPAALAQAAGTVAAAVVAGQELSTVLPSVLAQLQANSQIQAAAKVVTTMAVQAALADAAVWQAVGSTVTTMVNQLLSDAVVQAYAGQQVSVLVAQALAGNPIAGPVSVALGQAVQALLGVPAVSGGLASLLGQALPTILAQPGVPAALAQAAGTVAAAVVAGQELSTVLPSVLAQLQANSQIQAAAKVVTTMAVQAALADAAVWQAVGSTVTTMVNHLLTDTAVQVYAGQQVSVLVAQALAGNPIAGPVSVALGQAVQALLGVPAVSGGLASLLGQALPTILAQPGVPAALAQAAGTVAAAVVAGQDLSSTLATVLAQLRANIQIQFAAQSTVFIAVQAALADAAVWQAVGSTVTTMVNQLLSDAVVQAYAAQQVTVLVAQALAGNPIAGPVSVALGHAVQTLLAAPGMSSGLAVVIGAVLPTFFSQIGVPGSLAVVTGEIAKALVAGQALSTVWPLVLDQLKLNVAVISGLKATIADVLDLVDATVLSIPSIQQALGSTITTMIVELAGSPIVRAFIGGELGPTFGSAVVALLSNTAAVTAIATVLGATVTDFLAYSGFTAAVVGAADQFADAVLDGTDLSAALQSAVAALQANPAFTAAVNAIIPTSIRSILGDVSVRLAAGVAAQIVVVNLLRDNGITNAFLTGAAGQVTKVAVMSVLARAAIVKLAYQITVGLLGGMPLSQVKDVAIHALLREPDVQIAVGMSVGQGVGSLFGDNIFGAVIGTTTGITLSVMLGVIGGLSGLFMNQHGATGVGPGGFARSGRQHTSAMSVASADPGRVALTHMTIGGPGRTTTVNLGVRVEPAAAQAVSVGFDFRLESLLGMPASA, via the coding sequence GTGACCGCGCCGGAAGCCGAGGTGGCGGTCATCACGGCGCCGTCCCAGGGTTCGGTAACGGGAACCGGAGGCAGCCTGCTCGACCGCCTCGGCGGCGGCACCCGAGACGACGCCCCGATCGGTGCTCCGCTGGCGTGGGCGGCGTTGGCCGCCAGTAGGCGGGAACTGTCGCGCCGCCCGGCCCGCACATCACCACCGTCGTCGGCGGTGCCCACCGGCGAACCGTCCGACCCTGTGGCGCGCGCATCGGCGGTGGCGACGAACCCGATCGCCGACTTCATCCGTATCTTCGTCGGCGACGGAACCGCCGCTCACCCCAACGCGGGAATCCTGTTCGGCAACGGCTACAGCTACACCGGCTACGCGGGTGCCTGTACCAGTGGGGCCTGCAACGGCGGTAGCGCCGGGCTCTTCGGCGGGAACGGCGGCGACGGGTTCAACGGCGGCAACGGCGGTGCCGCGGGCTTGTTCGGTGACGGCGGTGACGGCGGCGCCGGAGTCATCGGCATCAACAACGGTTCGGGCGGTAACGGCGGCCGGGGCGGACTGTTCTTCGGTGACGGCGGCAAGGGGGGAACCGGCGCTGCCGCGGGTGCCACCGGCAACGGCGGCGCGGGGGGCAACGGCGGAGACGCCGGAATGCTCTCGATCCGGGGATCCGGCGGTGCCGGTGGCGACGGCGGAAGCGGCGGCACCGACAGCGGATCCGGCGGTCGAGGTGGCCGTGGCGGCAACGGCGGCCTGGTCTTCGGCAACGGTGGAATGGGCGGCCAGGGTGGCGCAGGTGCAGACGCGGGCGGCGCGGGCGGGGATGGCGGACGCGCTGCGCGGCTAGCGGGTAACGGTGGAGACGGTGGCGCGGGCGGGCAAGCATCTCTGCCCGCGGGCACCGTCGGCAGTGGCGGCATGGGCGGCGCGGGTGGGCTGCTGTTCGGCCACGACGGTGGAATGGCGACCCCGGCGGGCACGGCATCGGCACACGCGGTGACCATGGCACTGGCGGCAGCGGATGTGTCGCTTGGCGGCTGCGGCATCGACCCGGCGTGTTACGCGCTGAAACTGGCGATGGAGGCGGCGCAGCCGCTGATCATCGACGGAATCGCGGCTCTGGTAACGGCTTTCGATCCATCAGCCGGTCCGATTGCCAAACTTGTCGGGTCGGCGTTCTTCACAATTCTCGACGCGTTGATGTTCAACGACCTGGGACTGCTGCCGTCGACGGTGCAGAACCTGGTCACCGACCCGGCGATGCTGACCTGGATATCCTCCACGGTCGCAGGTAACTCGGCGCTGGCGGCGCTCCCGCCGGACCTCCGAGTCACCATCGGCAATGCCGTCGGCTACTTCCTGCAGGAATCGCTGGGCAATTCGACCGTGGCGGATGCGCTCACGCCGGTCTTCTCGTCGGTGCCTCTACCGACGAGCTTCGTGGGGCTGGGGACCTGGCTGGCGCACTTCATCTTGAGCGGGTTCGATTTCAAGCAGACGCTGCAGGAGCTGATCGGTACACCGGTAGAGGATTCGCTCGCCACGTTCCTCGCCGATTCGGCTGTCCAGCAGCAGTTCGGTGCCGCGTTCACCGGTGCGGTCAACGTGCTGATCGGTTCGACGTCCCCTTCCTGGGCCACTCCGGTCAGCTCGACCGCCCTCGCGGATTATCTCGGCCAGCTTGCTGCCGGTTCCCTGCCGGCCGACATGAGCGCCGCCGCACCCGTTGTCAGCTCGGTGGTCAGCGCGGCCGTCGCCGCGCTGCTGGCATCGGTCGGCGGCAGCATGGCGGTCCAATTGGGCACCGCCTACACGACTTTCATGTCACAGCCCGGAGTCAACAACACGCTGGCCAACTACGTCGCCAACTATCTGTTGAGCGTCGTGGACGGTACGCCGTTGCCCGCGCCCACCAACACCTTGCCGTCCGCGGCGCAGGTGACGTTCAGCGCGTTGGTGACGTCCCTGTTGTCCGGATCGGTGCCGTCCGCCGTGGGGACGCTGATCAACAGCGTGGTGTCCGGACTGACTGTTTCTCCGATCGTGCAGCAGCTCGCCGGCCAGCAGGTGTCGGTGTTGGTGGCGCAGGCGTTGGCGGGTAATCCGATTGCGGGTCCGGTGAGTGTGGCGGTCGGTCAGGCGGTGCAGACGTTGCTCGCCAACCCGGCCTTCAGTGGCGAGATATCCACGCTGCTCGGTGGATTGGTGCCGGGGTTGTTGAGTCAGGCTGGAGTGGTCGGCGCACTGTCGAGCACTGCGGGCACGCTCGCGAACGCCATCTTCTCCGGTACGGATCCGTCGACGGCGCTCAGTGCTGCTTTGGCTGCGCTGCAGGCCAATCCGGTCATCCGGAATGCCGTGGGCGCCACCACGTCAACGACCGTGAACGCACTACTGAGCAATCTGGCGGTGTGGCAGGCGGTCGGTTCAGCGTTGTCGACGGTGCTCACCGACCTGGTTGATCAGTCGGTGGTGCGGCAGTATGCGGGTCAGCAGGTGTCGGTGTTGGTGGCGCAGGCGTTGGCGGGTAATCCGATTGCGGGTCCGGTGAGTGTGGCGGTCGGTCAGGCGGTGCAGACGTTGCTCGCCAACCCGGCCTTCAGTGGCGAGATATCCACGCTGCTCGGTGGATTGGTGCCGGGGTTGTTGAGTCAGGCTGGAGTGGTCGGCGCACTGTCGAGCACTGCGGGCACGCTCGCGAACGCCATCTTCTCCGGTACGGATCCGTCGACGGCGCTCAGTGCTGCTTTGGCTGCGCTGCAGGCCAATCCGGTCATCCGGAATGCCGTGGGCGCCACCACGTCAACGACCGTGAACGCACTACTGAGCAATCTGGCGGTGTGGCAGGCGGTCGGTTCAGCGTTGTCGACGGTGCTCACCGACCTGGTTGATCAGTCGGTGGTGCGGCAGTATGCGGGTCAGCAGGTGTCGGTGTTGGTGGCGCAGGCGTTGGCGGGCAATCCGATTGCGGGTCCGGTGAGTGTGGCGCTCGGTCAGGCGGTGCAGGCGTTGTTGGGGGTGCCGGCGGTCTCTGGTGGTTTGGCGTCGCTGTTGGGGCAGGCGTTGCCGACGATCCTGGCTCAGCCGGGGGTGCCGGCGGCGTTGGCTCAGGCGGCGGGGACGGTCGCCGCGGCTGTGGTTGCCGGTCAAGAGCTGTCGACGGTGCTGCCATCGGTGTTGGCGCAGTTGCAGGCGAACAGCCAGATTCAGGCGGCGGCCAAGGTCGTCACGACGATGGCGGTGCAGGCCGCGCTGGCTGATGCCGCGGTGTGGCAGGCGGTCGGGTCGACGGTGACCACGATGGTCAATCAGCTTCTCAGCGACGCGGTGGTGCAGGCGTACGCGGGTCAGCAGGTGTCGGTGTTGGTGGCGCAGGCGTTGGCGGGCAATCCGATTGCGGGTCCGGTGAGTGTGGCGCTCGGTCAGGCGGTGCAGGCGTTGTTGGGGGTGCCGGCGGTCTCTGGTGGTTTGGCGTCGCTGTTGGGGCAGGCGTTGCCGACGATCCTGGCTCAGCCGGGGGTGCCGGCGGCGTTGGCTCAGGCGGCGGGGACGGTCGCCGCGGCTGTGGTTGCCGGTCAAGAGCTGTCGACGGTGCTGCCATCGGTGTTGGCGCAGTTGCAGGCGAACAGCCAGATTCAGGCGGCGGCCAAGGTCGTCACGACGATGGCGGTGCAGGCCGCGCTGGCTGATGCCGCGGTGTGGCAGGCGGTCGGGTCGACGGTGACCACCATGGTCAATCATTTGTTGACCGATACTGCTGTGCAGGTGTATGCGGGTCAGCAGGTGTCGGTGTTGGTGGCGCAGGCGTTGGCGGGCAATCCGATTGCGGGTCCGGTGAGTGTGGCGCTCGGTCAGGCGGTGCAGGCGTTGTTGGGGGTGCCGGCGGTCTCTGGTGGTTTGGCGTCGCTGTTGGGGCAGGCGTTGCCGACGATCCTGGCTCAGCCGGGGGTGCCGGCGGCGTTGGCTCAGGCGGCGGGGACGGTCGCCGCGGCTGTGGTTGCCGGACAGGACCTTTCGTCCACCCTGGCGACGGTGCTCGCCCAATTGCGGGCCAACATCCAGATTCAGTTCGCCGCGCAGTCGACGGTCTTCATAGCGGTGCAGGCCGCGCTGGCTGATGCCGCGGTGTGGCAGGCGGTCGGATCAACAGTCACCACCATGGTCAATCAGCTTCTCAGCGACGCGGTGGTGCAGGCGTACGCCGCCCAGCAGGTGACGGTGTTGGTGGCGCAGGCGTTGGCGGGCAATCCGATTGCGGGTCCGGTGAGTGTGGCGCTCGGTCACGCGGTGCAGACCCTGCTGGCAGCTCCGGGAATGAGTAGCGGACTGGCTGTCGTGATCGGCGCCGTGCTGCCGACGTTCTTCAGTCAGATCGGAGTGCCGGGCTCCTTGGCTGTGGTGACGGGTGAGATCGCGAAGGCACTCGTTGCCGGGCAGGCTCTTTCGACCGTCTGGCCCCTGGTGCTCGACCAGCTGAAGCTGAACGTGGCTGTCATCAGCGGGTTGAAGGCAACCATCGCCGACGTCCTCGACCTGGTCGATGCGACGGTATTGAGCATCCCGTCCATTCAGCAGGCGCTGGGCTCCACGATCACCACGATGATCGTCGAGCTCGCCGGCAGTCCGATCGTGCGGGCGTTCATCGGCGGTGAACTCGGCCCGACGTTCGGCAGCGCAGTGGTTGCCCTGCTGTCGAACACCGCGGCCGTCACCGCCATCGCTACCGTCCTGGGCGCCACGGTCACCGACTTCCTGGCCTATTCTGGATTCACCGCTGCGGTGGTCGGCGCCGCCGATCAGTTCGCCGACGCGGTGCTCGACGGCACCGACCTGTCTGCCGCACTGCAGAGCGCTGTGGCGGCCCTGCAGGCCAACCCCGCGTTCACCGCGGCGGTGAACGCGATCATCCCGACGTCGATTCGGTCGATTCTGGGCGATGTGTCGGTCCGCCTGGCAGCCGGGGTGGCGGCGCAGATCGTCGTGGTGAACCTGTTGCGAGACAACGGCATCACCAACGCGTTCCTGACCGGAGCCGCGGGTCAGGTGACCAAGGTGGCGGTGATGTCCGTGCTGGCACGCGCGGCCATCGTGAAGCTGGCATACCAGATCACCGTCGGCCTGCTGGGTGGAATGCCGTTGAGTCAGGTCAAGGACGTGGCGATTCACGCGCTGCTGCGCGAGCCCGACGTCCAGATCGCGGTAGGCATGTCCGTGGGTCAAGGTGTCGGATCATTGTTCGGGGACAACATCTTCGGTGCCGTCATCGGCACCACGACGGGGATCACCCTCTCGGTCATGCTGGGAGTGATCGGCGGACTGTCCGGACTGTTCATGAATCAGCACGGTGCCACCGGCGTCGGCCCTGGTGGATTCGCCCGGTCGGGCCGCCAGCACACCTCCGCGATGAGCGTCGCCAGTGCCGATCCGGGCCGCGTGGCGCTCACACATATGACCATCGGCGGGCCGGGTCGGACGACAACGGTCAACCTGGGCGTGCGAGTCGAGCCGGCGGCGGCTCAGGCGGTTTCGGTGGGTTTCGACTTCCGGCTGGAGTCGCTGCTGGGGATGCCTGCGTCAGCCTGA
- a CDS encoding DUF5078 domain-containing protein codes for MWTGLIVTAMIAGVVVLPGKAAADASDDYPVPKRIIETTCTVDQYMAAARDTSPVYYQRYMIDYNNRPVDVENAARDRIYWFFSLDAVGRRQYSEDTATNVYYEQMATHWGNWAKLFFNNKGVVAKATDVCMQYPQADPAVWNWGPNERPAG; via the coding sequence ATGTGGACGGGTCTGATCGTGACCGCCATGATCGCCGGCGTGGTTGTCCTGCCGGGAAAGGCCGCGGCAGATGCCAGCGATGACTATCCGGTTCCGAAGCGAATCATCGAAACCACCTGCACCGTCGACCAATACATGGCCGCGGCCCGCGATACGTCCCCGGTGTACTACCAGCGGTACATGATCGACTACAACAATCGGCCCGTCGACGTCGAGAACGCGGCCCGTGACCGCATCTACTGGTTCTTCTCCCTCGACGCCGTCGGCCGCCGGCAGTATTCCGAAGACACCGCGACCAACGTCTACTACGAGCAGATGGCCACCCACTGGGGCAACTGGGCGAAGTTGTTCTTCAACAACAAGGGTGTGGTCGCCAAAGCCACGGATGTCTGCATGCAGTACCCGCAGGCCGATCCGGCGGTGTGGAACTGGGGACCCAATGAGCGGCCGGCAGGCTGA
- a CDS encoding DUF732 domain-containing protein, which produces MTTVGRWRAIRIVTAACAALMIAAPAAAHADPDTDFANQLHTVGVYGPKDYNAWIAKIACERLDRGVDRNAADSARFISRQLPADATTAQAWQFLGMAYPVYCPDKEVLLQQVVETSRG; this is translated from the coding sequence ATGACGACGGTCGGGCGGTGGCGGGCGATCAGGATCGTCACGGCTGCCTGCGCCGCGCTGATGATCGCGGCACCGGCCGCGGCCCACGCCGACCCGGACACCGATTTCGCGAATCAGCTTCATACTGTGGGGGTCTACGGGCCCAAGGACTACAACGCCTGGATCGCCAAGATCGCCTGTGAGCGCCTCGATCGCGGTGTCGACCGCAACGCGGCCGACTCCGCCCGGTTCATCTCGCGACAACTTCCCGCGGACGCCACGACAGCGCAGGCCTGGCAGTTCCTGGGCATGGCCTATCCGGTCTACTGCCCGGACAAAGAGGTCCTGTTGCAGCAGGTCGTCGAGACCAGCAGAGGGTGA